The DNA segment TCGGCCGAATGAAAGAGGGTTTGATGAGTTTTACGGCTTTTTGGCTGGAGGCCATGAATATTTTCCGCAACGATTTATACCTGCCTATGAAAAACAACGTGCTGCTGGTGTATATCCCATTAGAGAGTATATTAAGCCTCTTTTGCATAATGATAAAGAGGTGGCTGAAAAGGAATATCTGACAGATGCATTTACTAGGGAAGCGATTAGTGTCATTAAGAAATCTGAAAAGCAAGAAAATCCCTTTTTTCTATATTTGGCTTACAATGCTCCTCATACTCCATTGCAAGCTAAAGATGAGGATCTTCAGAAATTTTCTCATATAAAGGATAAGAAACGTCAAACCTATGCTGCAATGGTTTATGCGGTTGATAGAGGTGTGAAAAATATTGTAGCTGCTTTAAAAGAAACGAATCAATTTGATAATACCTTGATTGTGTTTTTTAGCGATAATGGAGGTAGTGTAGATCATGGAGCCAGCAATGCACCATTGAAAGGGACAAAAGGAGATACCTGGGAGGGTGGTTTTAGAACACCTATGTTCTTTCATTGGCCAAATCGTATTTTGGCTGGAAAAAAAGTGGATACACCTGTTTCAGCATTGGATTTATTCCCTACTTTCGCCCATCTGGCAGGTGCGAAATTACCAAAATCAAAGAAATTGGATGGTTTAAACCTGGCACCAGTCTTATTTGATAAGAATGAAGACTCATTTAAACAAAGAATGATATTTTCGTTGCGTTACCGTGAAGGATATTGTGATGTGGGCGCTCGCAAAGGGGATTGGAAAATTGTTCGTATGGCCAATGAGCCTTGGTTATTAATTAATATCAAAAAAGATATGAAGGAACAAAGCAATTCAATAAGACGATATCCTGAAATTTTTGAACAGATGATAGCCGAAACCAAAAAATGGAGTGAAAGTCATGTTAAACCATTGTGGTATTATTCGGCTAAAGATGAACAACTATGGAATGACGGTATATTGCCCGGTTATAAACAGACTTTTGAGACAGAGATTCTAGAACAGGCTCCTCTTGATTATGTAAATAAAAAGGAAAAAGTGTTAGAGAGTAGAAAATAAATAAAAAAGGAGTTGCCTAAGGGGAACTCCTTTTTTATTCTTGATATTTCTGTGTCTTTATTTTTTTGAATTTCTATTAAAGTATTGACTTGTTTTATTTGCACATGTGCGATAACCGTATTGTGCTTCCCCTCCCTTTTGTTTTGATGTATTAGAACTTAGGCATACGATTTATTAAATGTGTTTCTCAAACCAGATTTAATATTGGGACCATGCCTATGTGTAAGTTCTAGGCAGTAAAAGAGATGTCATTGACGTATGTTAAATGACAGTTCATAGAAAGTGCTTGTTGTATAGGATAAAATGATGTTATAAGAAGGTAAGATTAGTAAACTAATTATAGCAATATAGATGCATCTTTGTTAGGTTGATGAAGGTTGTATTTGTATGATGTTTAGGTTGTTAGTGGATGGTAGTGGGGTGTATATGCGCCTATTAGAGCGTCTTCATTTTTGTGGAATGTATTTTTTGATAGACTTAAAATTAGTGTGATAGTTTAATATTTCTAAGAAGTGTAATGTGAAAAATAAATCAATTTATGAAAAGTAGAGTTATGAATGTTGTAAAGCAGGTGACAAAACGATGTGTGGTTTTTACTATAGGTATTTTGTTGTTCTTCAGCTCTGTTTTGTTGGCTCAAGATATGAAGGTCGGTGGAGTAATTACTGACTCCTCCAATGGGGAAGCTATTCCCGGTGTCACTGTTGTAAAAAAGGGTACTGCTATAGGTACCATATCTGACATTGAAGGCAAATACAGCATTTCGGTAAGTAAAGGAGATGTATTGTTATATAGTTTTATTGGGATGAAAAGCCAGGAGATTATAGTGTCCAAACCAGTACAAAATATTCAATTAGCTCCCGAGTTAATTGGTCTTGATGAGGTAGTAGCTATCGGATATGGAAGTGTTAAAAAGAAGGAGTTAACTGGGGCAGTAGCTCAGATACCATCAGAATCAATTGAAAAAATTGTGACTTCTGATTTAGGGAATGCCATTCAAGGTTTGGTAGCTGGTGTTAATGTTAGCGCATCATCTGGACAACCTGGGGAGAGTTCTGGAATATTAATTCGAGGGATAACCTCAATAGAAGGCGGTAATACGCCTCTGTTTGTCGTGGATGGAGTTCCTCAAGAGAGTGATCCCCGTTTGAGTACAAACGAAATAGAGACTATTGATATTTTAAAAGATGCAGCATCTTGTGCTATTTATGGGACTCGTGGTGCAGCAGGTGTTATACTCATCACCACAAAACAAGGTAGAGCAGGGTCAATGAAGATAGGCATAGATGCTAGCTATGGTATTCAGGATATTCGTTCAGGTACACCGTTGATGAATTCTTCTGAACAGGTATATGCCGATATACTTGAAATGAATAATATTTATGATGGTGTATCTGGAATGGATGATAATATCAGACTTGCTATGCTGCGAAGTCCATATTATTTTCAGTACAATACTGATATCTCAGATGCTGTATTTATTGATAATGCTGTCGTTGAAGATTATAATCTGAATTTATCTGGCGGAACTAAGGATATGTCTTATAATGTTACTGTTGGCTATTTTAATCAAGAAGGAGTGGTCATCAACTCAGGATTTGAACGTCTCAATACACGAATTAATACGATCTACAAGCATAATAAATGGCAGATAAATGCGGCTGTTGGCATTTCACTGGAAGAAACGGGTTATTCGCCGGGAGGTATCATCACTCAAGCGATTAAATATCATCCTACAAATCAAAGTCTGGATTTTTCTAGCGATGATCCTATTTATGCACCTGGAGATCATGAGTCCTTAAATGTCAATTGGGTGCTTGATACTTTTAAAGATATCAACAAAAAATCGCGAAATAAGTCATTTGGAAATATTAATGTTAAATACAAACTGTTTAATAGTCTGGAGTTAAATGCAAGAGTTGCAGTAAATGCAATGAATGACTATCAAAAGCGTTTTAGTCCTTTTTCCGAAGTGTATAATGCCGAAGGAGAATTAACAAGTGATCAAATTAGAGATAGTTATGTTCAGAATGACGCAGGTAAAAATCGTTCTTATAATGCAAATATAGGAGCTACTTATCGTACATCATTTCATCATCATAACCTTACTATGTACGGAGGAAGTTCGCTGGAGAAATATACCTACGAAAGTTTCCGTGCGTCTCAGGATGGGGTTCAGAATAATGATATCCAGGTTTTAGATGGTGCAGTAGCGAATCCATATGCCAGTTCATTGAGTAATGATTATACGAATAAGTTGATAGGATTTATAGGACGGGTTCAGTATAATTATAAACAAAAATATTTATTGAGTGCTAGTGTTCGGCATGATGGATCGTCTAAGTTTGCGGAGGAAAATACTTGGGGAACTTTTCCTTCAGCATCTGTAGCATGGAACCTTTCTGATGAACATTTTTTTAATGGTTTAAAGGGTACCATTAACTCTTTAAAACTTAGGTTAAGTTATGGAGAAGTGGGGAATCAAAGTTTTGAACCATATTCTTATTCGGCAGGGATTGTAAGTGGTACCGATTATGTTTTTGGGGGGGAACAAAGCTATGGATTAGCCCAAACTAGTTTTGCGAATGCAAATGTAAAATGGGAAACTTCTATTCAATCCAATGTGGGTTTTGATATGGCTCTATTGAATAATAAAATCACTTTAACTGTTGAATACTACAAGACCAGTAAAGAAGATATGTTGATGCCCATTGAAGTGGCAGGTTCAAACGGCTCATTACCCAATGTCCAAATGGAAAATTTTACTGATCCAGAGGTGATACTGAATGTGGGTGACATGACCAACCAAGGGATTGAATTGGCCTTGCGTTACAAAGCAAAAACGGGAAAAGTAAATTGGACTGTGAGTGGCACCTTCTCGACGAACAACAATGAAGTTACCAAAATAAACGGACTGAAGAGATTTACTTTGTTGGATGATAGTGGTTTAATTGCAGGTAAGAAAACTCAATCGCAGGTGACAGCCATTGCTGAAGGATATGAAGCAGGTGCTTTCTTTTTGTTTAGGACAGGAGGTGTCATTAAGACAGTTGAGCAGTTGGCGGAATATCAGCAAATTGATCCTACTGCAGAAATGGGAGATCTTATATATATGGATATGGATGGAGACCATGCGATAACTGATAATGACCGACAATATGGAGGCAGTGGATTACCTGAGTATGAAGCAGGATTGAATATAACAGCTATTTACAAAGGTTTTGATTTTTCAATGCAGTGGTATTCGGCTGTGGGGCATGAGATAATGAATGGAGCTAAAGCTACAGCTTATGCTTGGAGCAGACACCGAGATATGACTTCGCAATGGAGTCCTATCAATCTTAATTCTGATATTCCTGCCTATAGAGGTGAACCAGGTACCCATTCTAATTACAATGGTTATACTGATTTGTGGCTGGAGGATGGTAGTTATGTTAGATTAAAAAATGTGACTTTGGGTTATTCATTGCCACAACGATGGATCCAAAAGATGAATATCTCCAAATGTCGTTTATACGTATCTGCAAAAAATCCTTTAACGATAACTCATTACGAAGGATATGACCCAGAGGTAGGAGGTAGTGTGACCAATAGAGGTTTGGATAAAGGAAATTATCCAGTTACTTCTCTTTATTCAGTAGGATTAAATCTAAAATTTTAAATAAGGCTAAAATGAAAATTAGAATATACAATTATTTTGCTATATGCATGGTATTTGCTTTTTCTTCTTGTACAGACTGGTTACAAGAAAGAAATCCAAATATGACAGATAAAGATTCGTATTGGGCTACTTTAGATCAAACTAGTGCTACTTTAACAGCAGCATACGCAGCACTGGTTAGTGATTATGCATTAAACATAAGAGAAGAAGCACCTAGAAGTGATTTAGCTACCCCCGGTTTTGGACGTCCGACTTATTCTGGAGAGGGAGCCATTTGGCATAATCATGCTTATACTAACACAACCAAGGGAGTGCAACAAAAGTGGGAAATTCTTTATATGGGAATACTGAGGGCAAATCAAGTGATTGAGGGCTTAGAGAATATGGAAAGTGTAAGTGATAATGACCGTTGGATTGTTCAAATGGCTCAAGCGAGATTTCTGCGTGGTCTGTATCACTTTTATCTGCACTGTACTTATAATAATGGTAAAATTATTATAAAAAATAAAGTGCCAGGAACGTATGAAGAGATGAATGAATCTCTTTCTTCATCACAGGAGGTTATTCGATTTTTTAGGGACGATTTAAGGTTTGCTTACAAAAATTTGCCTGAGAAGTATGATGATAGTTCGGATCAGGGTAGGGCAACCAAAGGTGCTGCTGCAACCATTTTAGGTAATAGCTATCTATATGAAGCTACCTTGAAAAATCCCAATAATGTGATTGATTCTCTTGTGGATTCTGCTACTGTAATGTTTGAGTCTGTCATAAATAGTGGTGTATATAAGTTGGTTGATGATATGTCTCTGCTTTTTACAACGGCGGGAGAAATGAATGAAGAGTCTATCTTTGAAATTGCTTTTTCAAATACGATTAATGCAGAGTATAATACCTGGGTGGAAGATCGGTTGAGTAATCGTTTAGCTTATATATTTGATGGAAAGGGTTCAAATGCCAATAATGTATTTCCTTCTATTTGGATCACGCATGCTTATTTGAGTGAAGAATTGGATATGCTGGATCCTAGAAATAGGATCGAAGATCCTGATAGTCCGGGTAATTATGTTGATAGACCAGTGAGTTTGCGAGCTTCTGCAATAATTGCATTGACCCAAGATGAATATACAGGTTATTATGGCGGTTTAGCACATAATCAAATTGGATTTCCACAAAACGAAAAGCGTACACAAAATGGTTTTTCAAGATACAAGATCTATATTAATCATGATATAGTTGATGATGAATCTGATTTGCCAGGAGGTAAACAGCATTCCGGGAAAAATATAACATTGAACCGCCTTGGTGAGGTATACATGAATTTGGCCGAGTGTTATATCTACCAAAATAAGATTCAAGAGGCCATCAATACCATTAATATGGTGCGTAAACGTTGGGCCCTTGTGTTATTAGGAAAGAGCAATGGAGATGCTTCACATACATATGATGAGGTTGCTTATACAAAAGAATCTTTACTGAAACATTTTCGATATTTCGAAAAACCTTTGGAAACATCTGTGGAAGGGCATTGTATTCGTTGGTTCGATCTACGTCGCTGGGGATTGTTAGAGGATGGTGCTATTTTTAAAGAACGTGCTGCGCAAAAATGGTGGACTGCAAATGTATATGTGAGAAATGGTGATAATGCCAATAAATGGAAAAAGTGGTCATCAGTAACAAATGTTGAGGATGTGAGCGATGATGATAGAATGGAAATAAGAGATTACCAACAGGCTGCGCTAAATTTTATTTATGAGAAGCATGCCTGGTATCCAATCCCTTCAACTGAAACACTCTCAAATAGCGATCTTTAGTAATACGAATGATAATTATTAAAATTGTGAATAATGAATAATATAAAGATATACACTTTACTTTTGATTCTATTAGGCCTAACTGCCTGTGAAAAA comes from the Saccharicrinis fermentans DSM 9555 = JCM 21142 genome and includes:
- a CDS encoding RagB/SusD family nutrient uptake outer membrane protein, whose protein sequence is MKIRIYNYFAICMVFAFSSCTDWLQERNPNMTDKDSYWATLDQTSATLTAAYAALVSDYALNIREEAPRSDLATPGFGRPTYSGEGAIWHNHAYTNTTKGVQQKWEILYMGILRANQVIEGLENMESVSDNDRWIVQMAQARFLRGLYHFYLHCTYNNGKIIIKNKVPGTYEEMNESLSSSQEVIRFFRDDLRFAYKNLPEKYDDSSDQGRATKGAAATILGNSYLYEATLKNPNNVIDSLVDSATVMFESVINSGVYKLVDDMSLLFTTAGEMNEESIFEIAFSNTINAEYNTWVEDRLSNRLAYIFDGKGSNANNVFPSIWITHAYLSEELDMLDPRNRIEDPDSPGNYVDRPVSLRASAIIALTQDEYTGYYGGLAHNQIGFPQNEKRTQNGFSRYKIYINHDIVDDESDLPGGKQHSGKNITLNRLGEVYMNLAECYIYQNKIQEAINTINMVRKRWALVLLGKSNGDASHTYDEVAYTKESLLKHFRYFEKPLETSVEGHCIRWFDLRRWGLLEDGAIFKERAAQKWWTANVYVRNGDNANKWKKWSSVTNVEDVSDDDRMEIRDYQQAALNFIYEKHAWYPIPSTETLSNSDL
- a CDS encoding sulfatase-like hydrolase/transferase; translation: MKKNKFLLSILLFFLCLCFQSLRAQTTKIRKSQPNILVILCDDLGYGDVGFNGSVDINTPSLDKLAKNGTILNAAYVTHPFCGPSRASIMTGRYPHHIGTPYNLRDVGVRIDKGVPKEELFMSEMLQKAGYYTAAIGKWHMGWASGFRPNERGFDEFYGFLAGGHEYFPQRFIPAYEKQRAAGVYPIREYIKPLLHNDKEVAEKEYLTDAFTREAISVIKKSEKQENPFFLYLAYNAPHTPLQAKDEDLQKFSHIKDKKRQTYAAMVYAVDRGVKNIVAALKETNQFDNTLIVFFSDNGGSVDHGASNAPLKGTKGDTWEGGFRTPMFFHWPNRILAGKKVDTPVSALDLFPTFAHLAGAKLPKSKKLDGLNLAPVLFDKNEDSFKQRMIFSLRYREGYCDVGARKGDWKIVRMANEPWLLINIKKDMKEQSNSIRRYPEIFEQMIAETKKWSESHVKPLWYYSAKDEQLWNDGILPGYKQTFETEILEQAPLDYVNKKEKVLESRK
- a CDS encoding SusC/RagA family TonB-linked outer membrane protein gives rise to the protein MKSRVMNVVKQVTKRCVVFTIGILLFFSSVLLAQDMKVGGVITDSSNGEAIPGVTVVKKGTAIGTISDIEGKYSISVSKGDVLLYSFIGMKSQEIIVSKPVQNIQLAPELIGLDEVVAIGYGSVKKKELTGAVAQIPSESIEKIVTSDLGNAIQGLVAGVNVSASSGQPGESSGILIRGITSIEGGNTPLFVVDGVPQESDPRLSTNEIETIDILKDAASCAIYGTRGAAGVILITTKQGRAGSMKIGIDASYGIQDIRSGTPLMNSSEQVYADILEMNNIYDGVSGMDDNIRLAMLRSPYYFQYNTDISDAVFIDNAVVEDYNLNLSGGTKDMSYNVTVGYFNQEGVVINSGFERLNTRINTIYKHNKWQINAAVGISLEETGYSPGGIITQAIKYHPTNQSLDFSSDDPIYAPGDHESLNVNWVLDTFKDINKKSRNKSFGNINVKYKLFNSLELNARVAVNAMNDYQKRFSPFSEVYNAEGELTSDQIRDSYVQNDAGKNRSYNANIGATYRTSFHHHNLTMYGGSSLEKYTYESFRASQDGVQNNDIQVLDGAVANPYASSLSNDYTNKLIGFIGRVQYNYKQKYLLSASVRHDGSSKFAEENTWGTFPSASVAWNLSDEHFFNGLKGTINSLKLRLSYGEVGNQSFEPYSYSAGIVSGTDYVFGGEQSYGLAQTSFANANVKWETSIQSNVGFDMALLNNKITLTVEYYKTSKEDMLMPIEVAGSNGSLPNVQMENFTDPEVILNVGDMTNQGIELALRYKAKTGKVNWTVSGTFSTNNNEVTKINGLKRFTLLDDSGLIAGKKTQSQVTAIAEGYEAGAFFLFRTGGVIKTVEQLAEYQQIDPTAEMGDLIYMDMDGDHAITDNDRQYGGSGLPEYEAGLNITAIYKGFDFSMQWYSAVGHEIMNGAKATAYAWSRHRDMTSQWSPINLNSDIPAYRGEPGTHSNYNGYTDLWLEDGSYVRLKNVTLGYSLPQRWIQKMNISKCRLYVSAKNPLTITHYEGYDPEVGGSVTNRGLDKGNYPVTSLYSVGLNLKF